In the genome of Gemmatimonadota bacterium, one region contains:
- a CDS encoding DUF5829 family protein — protein MRRTLLLLLTLCTTRTLAAQGPAAPVLLNHLSAVLDSATFADVAASPFLLAQFAASRGKMPLVWFGKHTYLELFDPHGLETAQLGDVGIALGVETPGAIASIAQRFSGLGAPFDTATERRGTPPQSEPFYHTFRPGGADATSRRATLWVMEYALDAARSQSRKDSLPDSDRGRDRFLADRFDPTRLLSDITGATMAIPVDDITRFVRAMERLNVEVIREGEGAIVRFPSFTLRLIPAWERPGLRRLEFSLVREAEANPSLRFGGHSRLRFGPGRVASWDFALP, from the coding sequence ATGAGACGGACGCTGCTGCTGTTGCTCACGCTCTGCACCACCCGCACGCTGGCCGCACAGGGCCCGGCGGCGCCCGTGCTGCTGAACCACCTGTCCGCCGTACTCGACTCGGCCACCTTTGCGGACGTGGCCGCATCGCCGTTCCTGCTGGCGCAGTTCGCTGCGTCTCGCGGCAAGATGCCGCTCGTCTGGTTCGGCAAGCACACCTATCTCGAACTCTTTGACCCGCACGGTCTCGAGACAGCCCAGTTGGGCGATGTCGGCATCGCCCTGGGCGTCGAGACACCGGGCGCGATCGCGTCGATCGCGCAGCGCTTCAGCGGACTTGGTGCGCCGTTTGATACCGCGACCGAACGTCGCGGCACGCCGCCACAGAGCGAACCGTTCTACCACACCTTCCGACCTGGTGGCGCCGACGCGACATCGCGACGCGCGACGCTCTGGGTGATGGAGTACGCGCTCGACGCGGCACGTTCACAGAGTCGCAAGGATTCGCTCCCCGACAGCGACCGCGGACGCGACCGGTTCCTTGCCGATCGCTTCGACCCGACGCGCCTGCTCTCCGATATCACCGGGGCAACCATGGCGATCCCGGTCGATGACATCACCCGCTTCGTGCGCGCGATGGAGCGGCTGAACGTCGAGGTGATCCGTGAGGGCGAGGGGGCGATCGTCCGCTTCCCGTCGTTCACCCTGCGGCTGATTCCTGCCTGGGAGCGGCCTGGACTGCGCCGACTCGAGTTCTCCCTGGTCCGCGAGGCCGAAGCCAATCCGTCGCTCCGTTTCGGCGGCCACTCCCGGCTCCGTTTCGGGCCGGGGCGGGTGGCCAGCTGGGACTTCGCGCTGCCCTGA
- a CDS encoding NADPH-dependent FMN reductase, with amino-acid sequence MSGEVLHLVGFSGSLRAASYNSALLREVVTMLPATVRITIHSIADIPLFNEDVEEQGTPEAVLALHRAIRASDGVVMATPEYNHGIPGVLKNTLDWLSRGTPHAFYGVPSAILGGSNGLIGTTRSQAATRQTLATLNSPCLPFPQVLVSRVQDKMDANLKLTDESTRKFIQAWLVEVERWMRRFPRSEREAASA; translated from the coding sequence ATGAGTGGTGAAGTGCTGCACCTGGTTGGCTTCTCGGGATCGCTGCGTGCGGCCTCGTACAACAGTGCCCTGCTGCGCGAGGTCGTGACGATGTTGCCCGCCACCGTGCGCATCACGATTCACAGCATCGCCGACATCCCGCTCTTCAATGAAGACGTGGAAGAGCAGGGAACACCCGAGGCGGTGCTCGCACTCCATCGTGCCATTCGCGCGTCGGACGGCGTGGTGATGGCGACGCCGGAATACAATCACGGTATTCCCGGTGTGCTCAAGAACACCCTCGATTGGCTGTCGCGTGGCACGCCACACGCCTTCTATGGTGTGCCCAGCGCGATCCTCGGTGGCAGCAACGGCTTGATCGGCACCACGCGCTCACAAGCCGCCACACGCCAGACGCTGGCCACCTTGAACTCGCCCTGCCTTCCGTTTCCCCAGGTGCTGGTGTCGCGGGTTCAGGACAAGATGGACGCCAACCTCAAGCTCACCGACGAGTCGACGCGCAAGTTCATTCAGGCCTGGCTGGTGGAAGTCGAGCGGTGGATGCGCCGCTTTCCGCGCAGCGAACGCGAGGCGGCCAGCGCGTGA
- a CDS encoding VOC family protein: protein METNMRLDGIHHISCITGDAPGNLDFYTRVLGLRLVAKSVNQDDPTVYHLFYADEVGSPGSDLTFFEYPGALPGRAGAGMVHRITFRVMSDAALDFWAARLAAENISSTRHGRHLQFADPEGLGLELVVQDVTDAPLIAEHREIPHAFAIAGFEGVRAYGARTTATRQLLEGVMGAELVGEQEWELEGTSRVGTIAYDPPPDLPGRQGGGTVHHVAWATEMAEHDSWLQRLHQAGVSSTPVIDRHYFRSIYYREPSGVLFELASKGPGFTIDSPVAELGKRIILPPQFESQRAAIEARLTPLPDPRADWSA, encoded by the coding sequence CCGGGTGCTCGGCCTCCGGCTCGTGGCCAAGAGCGTGAACCAGGACGACCCCACCGTCTACCACCTCTTCTACGCCGACGAAGTCGGCTCGCCAGGCTCCGACCTGACCTTCTTCGAGTACCCGGGCGCACTGCCGGGCCGCGCGGGGGCGGGAATGGTCCACCGGATCACCTTCCGGGTGATGTCGGACGCCGCGCTCGATTTCTGGGCCGCTCGTCTGGCCGCCGAGAACATCAGCAGCACCCGGCATGGTCGTCACCTCCAGTTCGCCGACCCGGAAGGACTCGGCCTCGAACTGGTGGTGCAGGACGTGACCGACGCGCCCTTGATTGCCGAGCATCGGGAAATTCCCCACGCCTTTGCGATCGCGGGCTTCGAGGGCGTGCGGGCCTATGGTGCCCGGACTACCGCCACGCGACAGCTGCTCGAAGGGGTGATGGGCGCGGAGCTGGTGGGTGAGCAGGAGTGGGAGCTCGAGGGCACCTCGCGCGTCGGGACCATCGCTTACGATCCGCCACCCGATCTCCCCGGCCGGCAGGGTGGGGGCACGGTACACCACGTGGCCTGGGCCACGGAAATGGCGGAGCACGACAGCTGGCTGCAGCGACTCCACCAGGCCGGGGTGTCGTCGACGCCGGTGATCGATCGTCACTACTTTCGCTCGATCTACTATCGCGAGCCAAGCGGCGTACTCTTCGAGCTGGCGTCGAAGGGGCCTGGCTTTACCATCGATTCGCCAGTGGCCGAACTCGGCAAGCGAATCATCCTGCCGCCGCAATTCGAATCGCAGCGCGCGGCGATTGAAGCACGATTGACCCCCTTGCCCGATCCCCGGGCGGACTGGAGCGCGTGA